A genomic segment from Actinoplanes sichuanensis encodes:
- the ctaD gene encoding aa3-type cytochrome oxidase subunit I has translation MTAVSPRPVQSRSWPLRRQVRGSWLARTLRTTDAKQIGIMYLVTAFVWFVLGGAMALLMRAELGRPGMQILSPEQYNQLFTMHGTIMLLFFATPIVFAFANFVVPIQIGAPDVAFPRLNSFAYWLYFFGGLIAFGGFLVPGGAADFGWTAYTPLSTWQHSPGVGGNMWVVGLAISGVGTILGAVNMITTILCLRAPGMTMFRMPIMTWNILLTSVLVVLVFPFLAAALFALAADRVLGAQVFNVETGGPMLWQHLFWFFGHPEVYIIALPFFGIITEVVPVFSRKPVFGYKTLVAATILITMLSMSVWAHHMFATGQVLLPFFSLLSYLIAIPTGMKFFVWIGTMWRGQLTFESPMLFAVGFMVTFLLGGLTGVLLASPPVDFHVTDSYFVVAHFHYVLFGTIVFAVFSGIYFWFPKMFGRMLDEKLAKVHFWLTFIGFHTTFLVQHWVGNEGMPRRYADYLPGDGFTTLNMISTVGSFVLGAATLPFLYNVWKSYRAGPVVTVDDPWGHGNSLEWATSSPPPLRNFDRMPRIRSERPAFDVKFPQLAAGGESVAGPPEGGARPLTEESSGGASYPEDRTDR, from the coding sequence ATGACCGCTGTTTCCCCGCGCCCCGTGCAATCCCGGTCGTGGCCGCTGCGGCGGCAGGTCAGGGGCTCCTGGTTGGCCCGGACTCTGCGTACCACCGATGCGAAACAGATCGGGATCATGTATCTGGTCACGGCGTTCGTGTGGTTCGTGCTCGGTGGTGCGATGGCGCTGCTGATGCGGGCCGAGTTGGGCCGGCCGGGCATGCAGATCCTCTCGCCGGAGCAGTACAACCAGCTGTTCACCATGCACGGCACGATCATGCTGCTGTTCTTCGCGACGCCTATCGTTTTCGCCTTCGCCAACTTCGTCGTGCCGATTCAGATCGGTGCTCCCGATGTGGCGTTCCCGCGGCTGAACTCGTTCGCGTACTGGCTCTATTTCTTCGGGGGACTGATCGCGTTCGGCGGTTTCCTGGTGCCGGGTGGTGCGGCCGACTTCGGCTGGACCGCCTACACGCCGCTGAGTACGTGGCAGCATTCGCCGGGCGTCGGTGGCAACATGTGGGTGGTCGGGCTGGCGATCTCCGGTGTCGGCACGATCCTCGGCGCGGTCAACATGATCACCACGATCCTGTGCCTGCGGGCTCCCGGGATGACCATGTTCCGGATGCCGATCATGACGTGGAACATCCTGCTCACCAGCGTGCTCGTGGTGCTGGTCTTCCCGTTCCTGGCGGCCGCGCTCTTCGCCCTGGCGGCCGACCGGGTGCTCGGCGCGCAGGTGTTCAACGTGGAGACCGGCGGCCCGATGCTGTGGCAGCACCTGTTCTGGTTCTTCGGTCATCCCGAGGTCTACATCATCGCGCTGCCGTTCTTCGGGATCATCACCGAGGTGGTCCCGGTGTTCAGCCGCAAGCCGGTGTTCGGCTACAAGACACTGGTCGCCGCCACGATTCTGATCACCATGCTGTCGATGAGCGTGTGGGCGCACCACATGTTCGCCACCGGCCAGGTGCTGCTGCCGTTCTTCAGTCTGCTCAGTTATCTGATCGCGATTCCGACCGGGATGAAGTTCTTCGTCTGGATCGGGACGATGTGGCGCGGGCAGCTCACGTTCGAGTCGCCGATGCTGTTCGCGGTCGGGTTCATGGTGACGTTCCTGCTGGGCGGTCTGACCGGGGTGCTGCTCGCGTCGCCGCCGGTCGACTTCCACGTGACCGACAGCTATTTCGTGGTGGCCCACTTCCATTACGTGCTGTTCGGGACGATCGTGTTCGCGGTCTTCTCCGGCATCTACTTCTGGTTCCCGAAGATGTTCGGCCGGATGCTCGACGAGAAGTTGGCGAAGGTGCATTTCTGGCTGACCTTCATCGGGTTCCACACCACGTTCCTGGTGCAGCACTGGGTCGGCAACGAGGGCATGCCCCGGCGGTACGCGGACTACCTGCCCGGCGACGGCTTCACCACGCTGAACATGATCTCCACGGTCGGGTCGTTCGTGCTGGGCGCGGCCACGCTGCCGTTCCTCTACAACGTGTGGAAGTCGTACCGGGCCGGTCCGGTGGTGACCGTCGACGACCCGTGGGGGCACGGGAATTCGCTGGAGTGGGCCACGTCCAGCCCGCCGCCGCTGCGCAACTTCGACCGGATGCCCCGGATCCGTTCCGAGCGGCCCGCCTTCGACGTCAAGTTTCCGCAGCTGGCGGCCGGTGGTGAGTCGGTGGCCGGGCCGCCCGAGGGAGGGGCTCGGCCACTGACCGAGGAATCCAGTGGGGGAGCGAGCTATCCGGAGGACCGTACCGATCGTTGA
- a CDS encoding ATP-binding protein: MTPAQLPDLLLHVAVARPVFLWGAPGIGKSSLVRDFAASSGLTCVTLVGTQLAAEDLIGVPELRDGRSRFAPPESIARDEPYCLFLDELNSSSPEVQKAFYSLILDRRIGDYELPAGSIVIGAGNRSSDNALARPMASALVNRLIHVHLRASWVDWSAWAQDAGIHHWVTGYLTERPDHLWSAPPKVEEAFSTPRSWHMLSDALRSYGDGIDEETLGLLAAGTLSPAHATAFGGYVKIVRHRYGLDAIVRGDAGWPSRPDDRDLLYFLAEAFRARLIKDLPAGKVHASTSLRQFAHRAKAMLVELAELSLECGRLVIAPDDDGNPVLPAWFLVEVSRDLPRLVAARA, translated from the coding sequence GTGACCCCGGCTCAGCTGCCCGACCTGCTCCTGCATGTCGCGGTGGCCCGGCCGGTGTTCCTGTGGGGCGCCCCCGGCATCGGCAAGAGCTCGCTGGTCCGTGACTTCGCCGCATCGTCGGGTCTGACCTGTGTGACCCTGGTCGGTACCCAGTTGGCCGCCGAGGATCTGATCGGGGTGCCGGAGCTGCGGGACGGCCGCAGCCGGTTCGCGCCGCCCGAGTCGATCGCGCGCGACGAGCCGTACTGCCTGTTCCTGGACGAGCTGAACTCGTCGAGCCCGGAGGTGCAGAAGGCGTTCTACTCGCTGATCCTGGACCGCCGGATCGGTGACTACGAGCTGCCGGCCGGGTCGATCGTGATCGGTGCCGGCAACCGGTCGAGCGACAACGCGCTCGCCCGCCCGATGGCGTCGGCACTGGTCAACCGTCTGATCCACGTGCACCTGCGGGCGTCCTGGGTGGACTGGTCGGCGTGGGCGCAGGACGCCGGCATTCACCACTGGGTGACCGGTTACCTCACCGAGCGCCCGGATCACCTGTGGTCGGCACCACCCAAGGTGGAGGAGGCGTTCTCCACGCCACGCAGCTGGCACATGCTCTCCGACGCGCTGCGCTCCTACGGTGACGGCATCGACGAGGAGACGTTGGGCCTGCTGGCGGCGGGCACGCTCAGCCCGGCGCACGCGACCGCCTTCGGCGGATACGTCAAGATCGTCCGGCATCGGTACGGGCTGGACGCGATCGTTCGTGGCGACGCCGGCTGGCCGTCCCGCCCGGACGACCGGGATCTGCTCTACTTCCTGGCCGAGGCGTTCCGGGCCCGCCTGATCAAGGACCTGCCGGCCGGCAAGGTGCACGCCTCGACCAGCCTGCGCCAGTTCGCGCACCGGGCCAAGGCGATGCTGGTCGAGCTGGCCGAACTGTCGCTGGAGTGCGGCCGCCTGGTGATCGCCCCGGACGACGACGGCAACCCGGTGCTGCCCGCCTGGTTCCTGGTCGAGGTGAGCCGCGACCTGCCGCGCCTGGTCGCGGCCCGGGCCTGA
- a CDS encoding vWA domain-containing protein, translating to MTRKPKRTAENDPNMLAFQAAWGELAGHPLFEPMTTFDHPRPHATVEIVEKPLPALARVTVGGLITVSRSRRLSKDEWLWVLAHCLLHLGFDHLTAPVDGGDDDAYRAAACLAVARFQRAVKLGREPDPLPDLLPTTEEDDLAARWRRQGVPPELAAAPDLDLSPYRFRPGQEPCWPDRFALGLSAAAMAGVEVAGGARESVTDGPVRRRPWELAMSWFIGSYPLLGGVAAGFTLVAEGPLARAWGISIAAVSAEAGEIYVNPWRSLSEDEWRFVLAHELLHVALRHADRVGGRDPYLWNVACDFVINGWLVEMGVGVLPDGTLHDPAFAGCSAEQVYDRIAGDLRRMRKLSTLRGQGTGDMLGEPLPWADRRGGGVDVDEYCRRALLTGFAYHQSSGRGLLPSGLVAEIRVLEQPPVPWDVRLARWFEEFVPMVEPVRTYARPSRRQAATPDIPRPGRHRPEEAVRRSTFGVVVDTSGSMGTALMGKALGAIASYATARDVPAARVVFCDAAAYDAGYLPVADIAGRVRVRGRGGTRLQPAIDLLERVEDFPANGPILVITDGECDVLRIRRPHAYLMPRGARLPFTPRGPVFSLR from the coding sequence ATGACACGCAAGCCGAAACGAACCGCGGAGAACGACCCGAACATGCTCGCCTTCCAGGCCGCCTGGGGCGAGTTGGCCGGTCATCCGTTGTTCGAGCCGATGACCACTTTCGACCATCCGCGACCGCACGCCACCGTGGAGATCGTCGAAAAGCCGCTGCCGGCACTGGCCCGGGTGACGGTGGGCGGTCTGATCACCGTGAGCCGATCCCGCCGTCTGTCCAAGGACGAGTGGCTCTGGGTGCTCGCGCATTGCCTGCTCCATCTGGGTTTCGACCACCTCACCGCACCGGTCGATGGTGGCGACGACGACGCGTACCGGGCGGCGGCCTGTCTCGCCGTGGCCCGGTTCCAGCGTGCGGTGAAACTCGGCCGGGAGCCGGATCCGCTGCCCGATCTGCTGCCGACGACCGAGGAGGACGACCTGGCCGCCCGGTGGCGCCGCCAGGGTGTGCCGCCGGAGCTGGCCGCCGCCCCCGACCTGGACCTGAGCCCGTACCGGTTCCGGCCCGGCCAGGAGCCGTGCTGGCCGGACCGGTTCGCGCTGGGTCTGTCCGCAGCCGCGATGGCCGGTGTCGAGGTGGCCGGTGGCGCCCGCGAGTCGGTGACCGACGGCCCGGTCCGGCGCCGGCCGTGGGAGCTCGCGATGAGCTGGTTCATCGGGTCGTATCCGCTGCTCGGCGGAGTGGCGGCCGGGTTCACGCTGGTCGCCGAGGGGCCGCTGGCCCGGGCCTGGGGCATTTCGATCGCCGCGGTGTCGGCGGAGGCCGGCGAGATCTACGTGAACCCGTGGCGGTCGCTGAGCGAGGACGAGTGGCGGTTCGTACTGGCCCACGAGTTGCTGCACGTGGCGCTGCGGCACGCCGACCGGGTCGGTGGCCGGGACCCGTACCTCTGGAACGTCGCCTGCGATTTCGTGATCAACGGCTGGCTGGTGGAGATGGGTGTCGGGGTGTTGCCGGACGGCACGCTGCACGACCCGGCGTTCGCCGGTTGTTCGGCCGAGCAGGTGTACGACCGGATCGCCGGTGACCTGCGCCGGATGCGGAAGCTGTCCACGCTGCGCGGACAGGGCACCGGCGACATGCTGGGCGAACCGCTGCCGTGGGCCGACCGGCGGGGCGGCGGCGTGGACGTCGACGAGTACTGCCGCCGGGCGCTGCTGACCGGTTTCGCCTATCACCAGAGCAGTGGGCGCGGGCTGCTGCCGTCCGGACTGGTCGCCGAGATCCGGGTGTTGGAGCAGCCGCCGGTGCCGTGGGACGTGCGGCTGGCCCGCTGGTTCGAGGAGTTCGTGCCGATGGTGGAGCCGGTCCGGACGTACGCCCGGCCGTCCCGTCGGCAGGCCGCCACCCCGGACATCCCGCGCCCCGGCCGGCACCGACCGGAGGAGGCGGTCCGGCGCAGCACGTTCGGTGTGGTGGTGGACACCTCCGGATCGATGGGCACGGCGCTGATGGGCAAGGCGCTCGGCGCGATCGCGTCGTACGCGACGGCCCGGGACGTGCCTGCCGCGCGTGTGGTGTTCTGCGACGCGGCCGCCTATGACGCCGGGTATCTGCCGGTGGCCGACATCGCCGGTCGGGTCCGGGTGCGCGGCCGGGGCGGCACCAGGCTGCAGCCGGCGATCGACCTGCTGGAACGCGTCGAGGACTTCCCGGCGAACGGCCCGATCCTGGTGATCACCGACGGCGAATGCGACGTGCTGCGGATCCGACGGCCGCACGCGTACCTGATGCCCCGCGGCGCCCGCCTGCCGTTCACCCCGCGCGGCCCGGTGTTCAGTCTGCGCTGA
- a CDS encoding NYN domain-containing protein, translated as MERVRAALYLDFDNVFSALIRQDPDVAVQFAEEPGAWLSRLTTSLTVEGPRRWLILRCYMNPGGWVPHPDPASGLQRLYYSRFRPFFVNAGFEVIDCPRLTHTKNAADIRMVVDAVDALADSVTYDEFVIASGDSDMTPLLVRLRRSDRRTTIVSPADAALAFTSIADRLITSQELLELVQGEPVESEEVPAAGPGEPEVEASYEQFRDLVTWRFTAAPGPLNLASLAHDLRRQLGTGVDSSNWFGFGGFVRALESLRLPYAKFSNHFVWDDSRHGPPESTGAAGPAPDSVVRLSAPLGLPRLPREMWPPVYRALAEYAASHHFNLTEATRWARDLLAEQGVDVSRSAIAFVTRGTAFGGAPLYRQPAPDAEEIATAFADNVLNRADAAAIALTDEECAEVRSWLGAPDPKA; from the coding sequence ATGGAACGCGTACGTGCCGCGCTGTACCTGGACTTCGACAACGTGTTCAGCGCATTGATCAGGCAGGACCCGGATGTCGCCGTGCAGTTCGCCGAGGAGCCGGGTGCCTGGCTGTCCCGGCTGACCACCTCGCTGACGGTGGAGGGGCCCCGGCGCTGGCTGATCCTGCGGTGCTACATGAATCCGGGTGGCTGGGTGCCGCACCCCGATCCGGCCAGTGGCCTGCAGCGGCTGTACTACTCACGGTTCCGGCCGTTCTTCGTCAACGCGGGGTTCGAGGTGATCGACTGCCCGCGGCTGACCCACACGAAGAACGCGGCCGACATCCGGATGGTGGTCGACGCGGTGGACGCGCTGGCCGACTCGGTGACGTATGACGAGTTCGTGATCGCGTCCGGCGACTCGGACATGACACCGCTGCTGGTGCGGTTGCGGCGGTCGGACCGGCGGACCACGATCGTCTCCCCGGCCGACGCCGCGCTGGCCTTCACCTCGATCGCGGACCGGCTGATCACCAGCCAGGAGCTGCTCGAGCTGGTGCAGGGCGAGCCGGTGGAGAGCGAGGAGGTCCCGGCCGCCGGACCGGGCGAGCCGGAGGTCGAGGCGTCCTACGAGCAGTTCCGTGACCTGGTGACCTGGCGGTTCACCGCGGCGCCGGGCCCGCTCAACCTGGCGTCGCTGGCCCACGACCTGCGGCGGCAGCTGGGCACCGGGGTGGATTCGTCGAACTGGTTCGGCTTCGGTGGCTTCGTGCGTGCGCTGGAGAGCCTGCGGTTGCCGTACGCCAAGTTCTCCAATCATTTCGTCTGGGACGACAGCCGGCACGGCCCGCCGGAGTCGACCGGGGCGGCCGGGCCGGCGCCCGATTCGGTGGTGCGGCTCAGCGCCCCGCTCGGTCTGCCGCGGCTGCCGCGGGAGATGTGGCCGCCGGTCTACCGGGCGCTCGCCGAGTACGCGGCGTCGCACCACTTCAACCTGACCGAGGCCACCCGCTGGGCCCGGGATCTGCTGGCCGAGCAGGGGGTGGACGTGAGCCGGTCGGCGATCGCGTTCGTCACCCGGGGTACCGCGTTCGGCGGGGCGCCGCTCTACCGGCAGCCGGCGCCGGATGCCGAGGAGATCGCCACGGCGTTCGCCGACAACGTGCTGAACCGGGCCGACGCGGCCGCGATCGCCCTGACCGACGAGGAGTGCGCCGAGGTCCGTTCATGGCTGGGCGCCCCCGACCCCAAGGCCTAG
- a CDS encoding TetR/AcrR family transcriptional regulator, with product MQTTPGIRRDRARLPAAERRRQILEMTTKLIAERGFWGLSMQDVADGCGLTVPGMLHHVGSKDSLLVAVLEYRDEQDSRSLAEKLGRPAHQLWTDGRISLSEVCDAVVRRNAEQPEIVRLFAVLEAESLAPGHPAHAYFKTRQRRTLEEFAALAEGVVDDPGALAAQVVAMMDGLQIQWLREPETVDLVSAWQAAARRLFPPAG from the coding sequence GTGCAGACCACCCCAGGAATCCGCCGCGACCGTGCCCGGTTACCCGCCGCCGAGCGCCGCCGGCAGATCCTCGAGATGACCACGAAACTGATCGCCGAGCGCGGCTTCTGGGGCCTGTCGATGCAGGATGTCGCCGACGGCTGCGGGCTCACCGTGCCCGGCATGCTGCACCACGTCGGCTCCAAGGACAGCCTGCTGGTGGCGGTTCTGGAGTACCGGGACGAGCAGGACTCCCGCTCGCTGGCCGAGAAACTGGGCCGGCCCGCCCACCAGCTCTGGACCGACGGCCGGATCAGCCTGTCCGAGGTGTGCGACGCGGTCGTCCGGCGCAACGCCGAGCAGCCGGAGATCGTCCGGCTCTTCGCGGTCCTGGAGGCCGAGTCACTGGCGCCCGGCCACCCGGCGCACGCCTACTTCAAGACCCGCCAGCGACGCACCCTGGAGGAGTTCGCCGCCCTGGCCGAGGGCGTCGTCGACGACCCGGGCGCGTTGGCCGCCCAGGTCGTCGCCATGATGGACGGCCTGCAGATCCAGTGGCTGCGCGAACCGGAGACGGTCGACCTGGTCAGCGCCTGGCAGGCGGCCGCCCGCCGCCTCTTCCCGCCGGCCGGCTAG
- a CDS encoding sigma-70 family RNA polymerase sigma factor — protein MTESQITAARGVADLAREAQRGSVPARDQLITGHLSLIYNIIGRALNGHPDVDDLVQDTMLQAINALGGLRDPERFRSWLVAIAFRRVQMHMRTRKMTLMRHLPEPVDVPDPVGDFAERTTAELVVADQRRELAEATRWLEDADRQLLGLWWQEARGDLSRAELAAAIEVTPKHAAVRVQRMKAQLELSRGVVRALRAKPICPELSSTIRFWDGTVDSVWRKRLARHVRDCPKCHFHQAGMVSPERLLLGVAALPVPVALWAGIQSAFQAGVTAPPLVTTASLAAQVVQHKTLVAAVTAATVAVGGGLSFAVFNEPDTPQAVAPPPGVTATPTTAPTTAAAPSPSEAASAKSTKAAITAKADIFVAPNGSDDGDGTQARPYASVAKAVAVVKPGQTIALRAGTYRPTSPISITTSGTAEKRVTISSYQGERAVIDASGIPADQWAITQEASYWTIHDLEVTGARNATWTCLSCTNNVFQRLTVHDNAGVGLMLRNAGTSGNQVLDSDFYANQGSGLSVQFGDGGGNLVRGNRAWDNRQDGIDLGSFRTRVAVEYNWSFRNGSNGFALGGGTEPMAAPHSVRHNAAWGNQGQGFVDEGNTGAIELGNNTAFQNAGLGFSMTTAPAVLRNNAAVGNTRGEQALSASAKPNNNSWQVDGFEFGSEDPSVAEGARTAAGKLPGTDYLATGNGIGASMSGG, from the coding sequence GTGACGGAGAGTCAGATCACGGCGGCGAGGGGCGTGGCGGACCTGGCCCGCGAGGCCCAGCGTGGGAGCGTTCCCGCCCGGGATCAGCTGATCACCGGCCATCTCTCGCTGATCTACAACATCATCGGTCGCGCGCTGAACGGGCATCCGGACGTCGACGATCTGGTGCAGGACACGATGCTCCAGGCGATCAACGCGTTGGGCGGGCTGCGTGACCCGGAGCGGTTCCGGTCGTGGCTGGTGGCGATCGCGTTCCGCCGGGTCCAGATGCACATGCGTACCCGCAAGATGACCCTGATGCGGCACCTGCCGGAGCCGGTCGACGTGCCCGACCCGGTCGGCGACTTCGCCGAGCGGACCACCGCCGAACTGGTCGTCGCCGATCAGCGGCGGGAGCTGGCCGAGGCGACCCGCTGGTTGGAGGACGCCGACCGGCAACTGCTCGGCCTCTGGTGGCAGGAGGCGCGCGGCGACCTGTCGCGGGCCGAGCTGGCCGCCGCGATCGAGGTGACGCCGAAACACGCCGCGGTCCGGGTGCAGCGGATGAAGGCGCAGCTGGAGCTCTCCCGCGGGGTGGTCCGAGCGCTGCGGGCGAAACCGATCTGCCCGGAGCTGTCGAGCACGATCCGGTTCTGGGACGGGACCGTCGACTCGGTATGGCGCAAGCGCCTGGCCCGGCACGTGCGGGACTGCCCGAAGTGCCACTTCCACCAGGCCGGGATGGTCTCGCCGGAGCGGCTACTGCTCGGCGTGGCGGCGCTGCCGGTGCCGGTCGCGCTGTGGGCCGGCATCCAGTCCGCCTTCCAGGCCGGGGTGACCGCTCCCCCACTGGTCACGACCGCTTCGCTGGCCGCGCAGGTGGTGCAGCACAAGACCCTGGTGGCGGCGGTCACGGCGGCGACCGTCGCGGTGGGCGGCGGTCTGTCCTTCGCGGTCTTCAACGAGCCGGACACTCCGCAGGCCGTCGCGCCGCCGCCGGGCGTCACCGCGACCCCGACGACGGCGCCGACCACCGCGGCGGCTCCGAGTCCGAGCGAAGCGGCATCGGCGAAGTCGACCAAGGCCGCGATAACCGCGAAAGCCGACATCTTCGTGGCCCCGAACGGGTCGGACGACGGTGACGGCACGCAGGCCCGCCCGTACGCCTCGGTGGCCAAGGCCGTCGCGGTGGTGAAACCGGGCCAGACGATCGCGTTGCGCGCCGGCACCTACCGCCCGACGAGTCCGATCTCGATCACCACGAGCGGCACCGCGGAGAAGCGCGTGACGATCAGCTCCTACCAGGGGGAACGCGCGGTCATCGACGCGTCCGGGATCCCGGCCGACCAGTGGGCGATCACCCAGGAGGCGTCCTACTGGACCATTCACGACCTCGAGGTCACCGGCGCCCGTAACGCCACCTGGACCTGTCTGTCCTGCACGAACAACGTGTTCCAGCGGCTCACCGTGCACGACAACGCCGGGGTCGGTCTGATGCTGCGCAACGCCGGCACCTCGGGCAACCAGGTGCTGGACAGTGACTTCTACGCCAATCAGGGTTCCGGGCTGTCGGTGCAGTTCGGGGACGGCGGCGGAAACCTGGTGCGGGGCAACCGGGCGTGGGACAACCGCCAGGACGGCATCGATCTCGGCTCGTTCCGCACCCGGGTGGCGGTCGAGTACAACTGGTCGTTCCGCAACGGCTCCAACGGGTTCGCGCTCGGTGGCGGCACCGAACCGATGGCGGCGCCGCATTCGGTCCGGCACAACGCGGCCTGGGGGAATCAGGGTCAGGGTTTCGTCGACGAGGGCAACACCGGGGCGATCGAACTGGGCAACAACACGGCTTTCCAGAATGCCGGGCTGGGTTTCTCGATGACCACCGCCCCGGCGGTGCTGCGTAACAACGCGGCGGTCGGCAACACCCGTGGTGAGCAGGCTCTTTCCGCGAGTGCGAAGCCGAACAACAACAGCTGGCAGGTGGACGGGTTCGAGTTCGGCTCGGAGGATCCGTCGGTCGCCGAGGGCGCGCGGACCGCGGCCGGAAAACTGCCGGGCACCGATTATCTGGCGACCGGCAACGGTATCGGGGCATCGATGTCCGGCGGTTAA
- a CDS encoding DNA polymerase IV — protein sequence MRREASILHVDLDAMFAAVEQRDKPSLRGKPVIVGGVAGRGVVSTASYEARAFGAHSAMPMAQARRRCPPNTAFLSPRFPAYQKTSAVVMELLGTVSPLVEQVSIDEAYIDLAPTGSDLSVPAVTALARRLKSEIAAATGGVTGSIGAASSKLLAKIGSDLHKPDGLTVVPPGDELLVLHPLPVRRLGGVGPATEQRLHRSGIRTVGDLAAAALEDLVDWFGTAHGHGLFRLARADDPRAVVSSREAKSVSAEETFDIDVRDPARLTYELDLLSARVAGRLRRGGLTGRTVNIKVRHPDFTTVTRAVTRDQPTDDGLLIAQLARRLLAEIPTAGGIRLLGVGVSTLYDFAQDDLFSAAGEDPPTLNFPEDPPPASGLPVSAPPGFGSPVSGSPVSGSPVSGSPVSGSPVSGSPVSGVPASASPVSASPVSGLPLSAPAASGAPVSGSPASGSPVSFFSGSAPRTSGPHSLSDSASLVSGPQVSSSAESVSSGSGPRMSSTPAAVRSGPATAPTTPAVEAETPDSIVPAGPGPGPGSPTFTGRPPLAPVAGSAPSTAGVPSLPAAASSSSAAGSVSPSSTDPGVAPGPSTRPAVGPAAPPVPASVPVWRPGQDVRHDDHGSGWVHGSGVGRVTVRFEGPSTPIGRVRTFFVDDPRLHPADPPDWTLTAPDPADT from the coding sequence GTGAGGAGGGAAGCGAGCATTCTGCACGTCGACCTCGACGCGATGTTCGCCGCGGTCGAGCAGCGTGACAAGCCGTCGCTGCGGGGCAAGCCGGTGATCGTCGGCGGCGTGGCCGGGCGTGGCGTGGTGTCCACCGCGTCCTATGAGGCGCGGGCCTTCGGCGCGCACTCGGCGATGCCGATGGCGCAGGCCCGCCGCCGGTGCCCGCCCAACACGGCGTTCCTGTCGCCACGGTTCCCGGCGTATCAGAAGACCAGCGCGGTCGTCATGGAGCTGCTCGGCACGGTGTCGCCGCTGGTCGAGCAGGTCAGCATCGACGAGGCGTATATCGACCTCGCCCCCACCGGCAGCGACCTGAGCGTCCCCGCGGTGACCGCGCTCGCCCGCCGGCTGAAATCGGAGATCGCCGCCGCCACCGGTGGGGTCACCGGCTCGATCGGCGCCGCCTCCAGCAAGCTGCTCGCCAAGATCGGCTCCGACCTGCACAAACCCGACGGCCTCACGGTCGTCCCGCCCGGCGACGAACTGCTGGTCCTGCACCCGCTGCCGGTCCGGCGCCTCGGCGGAGTCGGCCCGGCCACCGAGCAGCGCCTGCACCGCTCCGGTATCCGTACGGTCGGCGACCTGGCCGCGGCCGCTCTCGAAGACCTCGTCGACTGGTTCGGCACGGCGCACGGTCACGGCCTGTTCCGGCTGGCCCGCGCCGACGATCCGCGTGCGGTGGTCAGCTCCCGCGAGGCGAAGTCCGTCTCGGCCGAGGAGACCTTCGACATAGATGTGCGTGACCCGGCCCGCCTCACCTACGAGTTGGACCTGCTCTCCGCCCGGGTGGCCGGCCGCCTCCGTCGCGGCGGGCTGACCGGCCGGACCGTGAACATCAAGGTCCGCCACCCCGACTTCACCACGGTGACCCGAGCCGTGACCCGAGACCAGCCCACCGACGACGGCCTCCTGATCGCCCAACTGGCCCGCCGCCTCCTCGCCGAAATCCCGACGGCCGGCGGCATCCGCCTGTTGGGCGTCGGAGTTTCGACGCTCTATGACTTCGCCCAGGACGACCTGTTCTCCGCCGCGGGCGAAGACCCACCGACCCTCAACTTCCCCGAGGACCCTCCACCGGCGTCCGGGTTGCCCGTGTCCGCGCCACCTGGGTTTGGGTCGCCCGTGTCTGGGTCGCCTGTGTCTGGGTCGCCTGTGTCTGGGTCGCCTGTGTCTGGGTCGCCTGTGTCTGGGTCGCCTGTGTCTGGGGTGCCCGCGTCCGCGTCGCCTGTGTCCGCGTCGCCTGTGTCTGGGTTGCCCCTGTCCGCGCCGGCTGCGTCCGGAGCACCCGTGTCCGGGTCGCCTGCGTCGGGGTCGCCGGTGTCGTTCTTCTCCGGATCTGCGCCGCGCACGTCCGGGCCGCATTCACTGTCCGATTCCGCGTCGCTGGTGTCGGGACCGCAGGTGTCTTCCTCTGCCGAGTCTGTGTCGTCCGGTTCCGGGCCGCGCATGTCGTCCACGCCCGCGGCTGTGCGGTCCGGCCCTGCGACTGCCCCGACGACCCCGGCCGTCGAGGCCGAAACGCCTGATTCGATCGTTCCGGCCGGTCCCGGGCCGGGTCCTGGCTCGCCGACGTTCACTGGTAGGCCGCCGCTCGCTCCAGTTGCCGGGTCGGCACCTTCCACAGCGGGTGTTCCGTCGCTGCCTGCTGCTGCGTCGTCGTCTTCTGCGGCCGGTTCGGTGTCGCCTTCCTCGACCGATCCCGGGGTCGCGCCGGGTCCGTCGACTCGGCCGGCAGTCGGTCCAGCAGCGCCACCGGTTCCGGCCTCTGTTCCGGTGTGGCGCCCCGGCCAGGACGTCCGCCACGACGACCACGGCTCCGGCTGGGTTCACGGCAGCGGCGTCGGGCGCGTCACGGTCCGCTTCGAGGGCCCTTCGACCCCGATCGGCCGTGTCCGAACCTTTTTCGTCGACGACCCCCGACTTCATCCCGCCGACCCACCCGACTGGACCCTCACCGCCCCCGACCCCGCCGACACCTGA